TCGCGACAACAAAGTGTTCGAGTTGTTTGTCATTTCCGTGATTATCCTCTCGTCGCTGTTGATTGGCGTGCGCACTTACAATCTGCCGGAGACGGCGATTACATTCCTGTGGGTCATGGATTATGGCGTGACGGTGTTTTTCTTGATTGAAATCCTGATTCGGATGGCGGCGGAAGACCGTTTGAAGGATTTCTTCAAGAAGGGCTGGAATATCTTTGATTTCACCATTGTAGTGGTGAGTTTGATTCCGTTGGACGATTCCGAGTATGCCTTGATTGCGCGGATGCTGCGTTTGTTCCGGGTCATGCGTTTGATTTCATTCATTCCGGAACTACGGGTGCTGGTCAGCGCTTTGATTACCGCCTTGCCGCGCATGGGCTATGTGGCGTTGTTGATGTTCATTATTTTCTATTTGTATGCCGTTATCGGTAATCTGATGTTTGCCGACATCAATCCGAAACTGTGGGGCGACTTGGGGATTTCCCTGTTGACCCTGTTCCGGGTCGCCACCTTTGAGGACTGGACGGATGTGATGTACGAAACCATGGCGGTGTACAGTTTAAGTTGGATTTATTATCTGACGTTCATTTTCTTCTCGGCATTCGTTTTCCTGAACATGATGATCGGGATCGTCGTAGAAGTGCTGGACGAAGAGCATAAAAAAATGCTGGCCGAGGAAGAGGAAGTCGTGCATCAACAGGAGCAGGCGTATCAGGATAAGCTGGAAGGCGAAATCGCAGCCTTACACGAAAAATTGGATCGGTTGCTGGCAGAGCGCAGTGAGGTTCGCTCTTAAAGCAAACGATGGCTGATTATAAAATAAATTTATCATTAGATAAAAGTTGATATAGGACAAGTTTGTATATAAGCTACTTCTTATATATACATAAAAACGCTAACTAGAACTTATTATCGCTCAAACCGTGTGGCGAGGAACACGGTGCGGGCGCTTTCCAGCCGTTAAGGGGATAAGCCGTTAACGTTGGAAAGTTATCTCAATAAGGAGTTAGCCATGAAACCGTTTCCGTTCCAGATATTACACATCCTCGCGCCGCTGGGTGCGGCCGGGATGACCGCCTCGTTCTTTTTTGTCGTCAATTACATGACCGCCCATCCGGGCAATGCGTTTATCGATTTCAATACGTTACTCGCCCATCATTTCGGTAAAACCGATGCATTGAATCTGTTGATTCAAACCTACATCGGCGGCATTGTTTTGTCCGCTTTCTTGCATTTCTTTTTACTGTTCCGGTGGTTCAGGGGATTCAATCGTTTTCGACAGAGTGCCGAATACACCGCCCTAAAAGCGTCCAATAAGGAAGTGCAGTTAATGGCGATTCCCTTGACGCTTACCATGACCATGAATGTATTGTTTATTCTCGGTGCCTTGTTTATTCCGGGCTTATTTGATCCAGTGACTTGGATGGGGATGCAAGCACAGCTGATTGATTTTTTGTTTGTTGGTGCCGGGGTGTATTTCATTGCCATGTTGGTCTTGGCGTTGAAAATCTTTTCGGTGTATTGGTTGCGCTTGGTGCATGGCAATTTGGATTTCAGTGAAAACGCCAACCTGTCGCAATTGATTGCCATTTTTTCGTTTGCGATGATTGCGGTGGGGTTGGGCGCCTTAGGGTTTTCCAAAGTGCCGTGGATTGCCTTGGTCGGCATGAGTTTGTCGTACATTGTGCTGGGGATGACGGCGATTCTGGCCGGTATCAAATTGGTGTTGGGCTTTAAATCCATGTTCAAGCAAGGCATTTCGGCCGCAACCTCAGTGACATTGTTGCTGCCGGTGGTGATTATCGGCATGTTCGTGGTGGGCTTATACCGTGCGGACATTGCCAATATGCATGCCTTGCAGTTGGAGCGTAATGTCAATTACCATTTGCTGGTGTTCACGGTCGGGGCGGGCATTTCGGTGTTGGTCGGTTTGTTCGGACTGATGGTGATGAAACGCAGCGGCTTTTTCAAGCAGATGGCTGAAAATCGTTCGGATGCGTCATCCTTTGCCATGGTGTGTCCGGGGTTTGGTTTTGAAGTGCAGTTGGTGCTGTGGTTGAATATCGGTTTGGTGTATTCAGGCCTGGTGGAATTCGGCAGTTCCGGTTATTTTGCCTTGTGGGTGCCGCTGATTCTGGTGCAATTAACCACCATTTATTTTCTGTTGCGCTTGCTGCGTATGCACCGCTTTCTCAAGTTTGAACAGGCCTCAACCGCCAAGCCTTCTGGCTTTATGGTAATGCGCTGAGCAGAGGGAGAGCATCTGTTAAAACAGGGCACACTTAAAATGCAAAAAAGCACCTGAAAAGGTGCTTTTTGCTATTGGCTGGTAGGTCCGTGGTGGATTACCAGACCAGCAGTTTATAGCCTTCTTCCTGCAGTTCCATCAAGGCCGCGGCCCCCACTTCGGAATATTCCGCAAACGGGCGCATGTCCTTGTCGGTCCAATGCAGCGTGTTCATGGTGTTCCCACAGGCAATCCAACGCACATTGTAGTCTTTGGCGAAGCTGGCTACACGCTCGTAGGTCAGTGGTTCCACTTCGCGTTGCGGTTTTTTCGCCAACACATGGATGCCTGGGCCAATCGCGACCACCGCGATGTCCACATTATCGCCGTAGCGTTTAATCATCGCCTGGATGGAATTCAAAATGCTGTGTTGGTAGGCCGGGTCGGCTTTGTTCCACATATAAACGGCATGGTGTTCGGCCGGGTCGCCCGGAAAACGGTCAGACGGCGGGTCCTGCAGTTCCGGCACCGGCTTCAGTTTACCGTCGTTTCCGGCGGAACCGTCTGCGGAGGCCTGCGCGCCCAACGCCAAGCACATCAGCAAGGCAAAAGGGATGAGTCGGTTGAGTTGCGTGTTTAATCGCATAGTGATCTCCTGATTCAATTCGAAAACCATTATACTCTTCATGATTCGGACAATCTGAAAGAGATATTTTATAGAGGATTATAAGTTGAGCTTACAGACACAAATTGAAAACAAAGTGAAAGCCGCGTTTGATGTCACCTTTATGCAACTGGAAAATGAAAGCCACATGCATTCCGGCCCGGCGGACGAATCGCATTTCAAATTGACCTTGGTGGCGGCCGAGTTCGATGGCTTGTCGAAAGTCAAACGTCATCAGGCGGTGTACAAAGCGC
The nucleotide sequence above comes from Hydrogenovibrio thermophilus. Encoded proteins:
- a CDS encoding ion transporter, whose amino-acid sequence is MTWTAFQSKFQHIRDNKVFELFVISVIILSSLLIGVRTYNLPETAITFLWVMDYGVTVFFLIEILIRMAAEDRLKDFFKKGWNIFDFTIVVVSLIPLDDSEYALIARMLRLFRVMRLISFIPELRVLVSALITALPRMGYVALLMFIIFYLYAVIGNLMFADINPKLWGDLGISLLTLFRVATFEDWTDVMYETMAVYSLSWIYYLTFIFFSAFVFLNMMIGIVVEVLDEEHKKMLAEEEEVVHQQEQAYQDKLEGEIAALHEKLDRLLAERSEVRS
- a CDS encoding TsoY family (seleno)protein — encoded protein: MKPFPFQILHILAPLGAAGMTASFFFVVNYMTAHPGNAFIDFNTLLAHHFGKTDALNLLIQTYIGGIVLSAFLHFFLLFRWFRGFNRFRQSAEYTALKASNKEVQLMAIPLTLTMTMNVLFILGALFIPGLFDPVTWMGMQAQLIDFLFVGAGVYFIAMLVLALKIFSVYWLRLVHGNLDFSENANLSQLIAIFSFAMIAVGLGALGFSKVPWIALVGMSLSYIVLGMTAILAGIKLVLGFKSMFKQGISAATSVTLLLPVVIIGMFVVGLYRADIANMHALQLERNVNYHLLVFTVGAGISVLVGLFGLMVMKRSGFFKQMAENRSDASSFAMVCPGFGFEVQLVLWLNIGLVYSGLVEFGSSGYFALWVPLILVQLTTIYFLLRLLRMHRFLKFEQASTAKPSGFMVMR
- a CDS encoding DsrE family protein; its protein translation is MRLNTQLNRLIPFALLMCLALGAQASADGSAGNDGKLKPVPELQDPPSDRFPGDPAEHHAVYMWNKADPAYQHSILNSIQAMIKRYGDNVDIAVVAIGPGIHVLAKKPQREVEPLTYERVASFAKDYNVRWIACGNTMNTLHWTDKDMRPFAEYSEVGAAALMELQEEGYKLLVW
- a CDS encoding BolA family protein — its product is MSLQTQIENKVKAAFDVTFMQLENESHMHSGPADESHFKLTLVAAEFDGLSKVKRHQAVYKALSDEMPQFHALALHTFSPAEWEARPDVADSPLCKGGSKA